The region TGCGTGCTATGGTTCTGTAGCCGTCTCTGTCATCTAAGTTGTAGTACCCGGCTGTGAGCTCGGCTGCATGGTTTGGAACCCTGTACCACCAGTGAATGCCAGAGATCTGCAACCAAACATTGGATCATGTCTCATTACATTCTAGATTAAGCAATGTGAGTCGTATATACTTCCTCATTCCGTAAGCTTATACACTATGTTGGAGTGAATTTGTGCATTTTTTTGTTGTTTATCAGGCACAACTTCTCAACTGAATCATGATTTTTGTAATCTTGTCTACTATAATATACTGAGATCTGTAGGATGGTACTTACTTTGATTGCCAGCTGCACCCTGCATCCCAAGAAGACCTTGTTTGCTTCGTCCAAGATCTTGTCACCGTGCTTGATCAGTTTGTTGGAGTACCATGACAGGAAAAACTTCCCCTTCTCGGTGAGGTATGTTCCGTTGTCCTTGAAGAATTGGGTTTTCTCGGGAGTGTCGTTGTACTCTCCAGCATCGTCAGGCAATTCCCACTCAGGATGGCCAGCCTTTGCCGCTGCTGCTTTGAAGTCTGCTTCCAGGTACTTATCATAACACTGCAGATTATTTTTGTTTTAGTTAAAACAGTTAATTGGAGCCTTTTTGTCTTTACTTGTTATGGTATTATTTTTGCATCCGTTTTAATTCATGCCTGTCTGTTTAGTTGGATGTACATTTGGTGTCCACTGCTTTTACCGTTTAATTGTGGGGCCATGGTCTTATGCTTGCTTCTGATACTTTGCTCAAAAGAAGAGCATGATCTCTCAAAAGCCATAAGTAGTGATAATTTGAAATTGCCATTTTATCCAACGTCGCTTATGATCAGAATCATTTTACCATTGGGTGAACCTTTTTCAGTGCAAATGGTCTCTTGGACAAAGATTGAAATGCCTTTGGTCATCACATGTTACATGTATAAGAGTATTTTGTAAGGACAGAAGAGTAtttggcaaaaaaaaaaaaaaacactcaCGATGAATTCTCCGATGCCCGGGAAGACCCATCCCTGGCTCTGAGGATAGGATGGGTACCTCATCTCTCCAGCTGGGCCAAGTCCCACTTCAATGTCCACGATGGTACCAGCATCCAAGAACTTTTTCATGTTTTCCCTGAAGCTCGTCATGTAATCAGCATACATCTGTAGTAGCCACAAAGAAGGATCAAAGCTTTGCTACCATGATCACACTGGGCCTATCAAAATCACAACTGTGGTGTTGCCAAGACTCATCTCAGTCATCTGAATCACCATATATGCAGGAGAGCTGGAATGGCGATTTAGCTTTGCTAACCTGGACGGCTGTTCTTCCATGGAAGAGAGGCTGGTCATCCACTCCAAGGGTGAGGTACTCGATGTTCCTCGTCCCGCCGCGGTTGGTGTAGAAAATGTCAGGGTCGGTGGCTCCGACGTCGCGCACCCACTGTGGGATGGGGATGTTGACGACGTCGCCGACGTTGCCACCGCACTGGTGGAACGACATGATGGCCTGCAGCTTGAGCCCGGCCTCGTGCACCAGGTCGAAGACCTGCTTGTAGGCGCTCCAGTCGTACGCCTTGGGGCCCTTGCCCTCCACCAGCCCCCACCAGACGTCTATCATGACGCCGTCCACGCCGGCCTCCGTCAGCTTCTTCAGCTGCGCCCTGATCTCGTCGCCCTTCTCGAACTTGTTGTCGACGCTCACGACATCCAGCTATTCCCACAACGAAAGCGAAGACAAAGGTTAGTGGAAATACTGCATCTGAGGTCTCAGATCTTGTTGATAAGCTGGGTATCATATGCACTATAATGTGAGTTTTTAGATCCTTGGAATGGTTTGTCAGTGCCATGGTGCTTAGCGAGTAGAGTGGAGCTTACCGGGAGCATAACGTAGACTTGGACATAGTTGGCTAGCATGTTCCCGGCCATTGTGGCTGCTGGCTACAAACACTGGCTTGCGTGCTCACTCACTCACTGAGCTTGGTTTGCTGGGTGTTGCAGGGGAGGTCGAGGGGTCTATTTATACTGCGAAAGAGGGAGGAGGGGGGCGGGGTCCTTCTCCAGCGAGGCGAGTTGAACTGGTTGATTTTGGTTACCGCTCACAGCCAGCTTCAGGGTTGATATCATATTTTCCTTGTCACTGGGAGAGAAGATTGGGTATCTGAGTGTTCTGATTCGTTCACGTGTTTTCTGAGCGGCAAGCCAACAGTATCAGGTTTAAATACGTTATCCGACAAGACGAAAATATATTGACAGGGTCATTCCTTCTTTTCCTTTCCATCACGCTAGACGACTAGGACAAAGTTCTCCACCCCTCCAAGCTTCATCGGTCAGTCTGTGGATTAAGCCAAAAGCTGAAGCCACAAGCCCATAAATATATCCTTTTTGTTTAAAAGCCAAGCGTAAAAGTAGAAAATAAAACCCAACCAGACACCCTCTAATATGTGGTGATTTGGGGGCCTGTTTGGTCCTCCACCTCACACCCTCCATCGACGGGCCTGTGCTCGAGTGACAAGGTGGCGGGGAGGCGAATTCTAGTGCCTCGGCTCCTgctagtagtttaggttagggaTTTTTAGTTGTTGCAAATGACATCTTTTCATTGTTGAGTAGGTCTTCTGGGTTTTGATTCTCCATTTCGTCTGACATGACTGAGCCGACGGAACTCTGATTAGATTTAGATTCTATTGTCTCTTGAGGCAATGAGTTTAGGGTTTCTCGCCATAGGTGCGGGACAATATCTGATGTCAGACACTTTAGATCGATTCAACGGTCACGACTGCGGTTTTAGGGCGCTGATTCTTAAAGGCACGCACACAAAGACGTTTCAGCTGTCATCAACAAGGTTAGGACNNNNNNNNNNNNNNNNNNNNNNNNNNNNNNNNNNNNNNNNNNNNNNNNNNNNNNNNNNNNNNNNNNNNNNNNNNNNNNNNNNNNNNNNNNNNNNNNNNNNNNNNNNNNNNNNNNNNNNNNNNNNNNNNNNNNNNNNNNNNNNNNNNNNNNNNNNNNNNNNNNNNNNNNNNNNNNNNNNNNNNNNNNNNNNNNNNNNNNNNNNNNNNNNNNNNNNNNNNNNNNNNNNNNNNNNNNNNNNNNNNNNNNNNNNNNNNNNNNNNNNNNNNNNNNNNNNNNNNNNNNNNNNNNNNNNNNNNNNNNNNNNNNNNNNNNNNNNNNNNNNNtgggggggggggggcatggccCCTGCAGCATACAACGTAGCTCCGCCGCTGGTTAGGACGAGTCGGTGGCTCGTTTCAACAGTGGTAGTGGTCGTTCGGTGATCCAAGGACCTCGGTGtatttttttattatatttgagATGCTTTGTACTTTCGGCAACTCTATAATAAAACTGTGTcctttcaaaaaataaaataaaataaaatgtatttttttaacacggtacaatcGAAGATGTTCATATACACTAATCCCTATGAATGCatgcacgc is a window of Triticum dicoccoides isolate Atlit2015 ecotype Zavitan chromosome 2B, WEW_v2.0, whole genome shotgun sequence DNA encoding:
- the LOC119363408 gene encoding beta-amylase Tri a 17 codes for the protein MAGNMLANYVQVYVMLPLDVVSVDNKFEKGDEIRAQLKKLTEAGVDGVMIDVWWGLVEGKGPKAYDWSAYKQVFDLVHEAGLKLQAIMSFHQCGGNVGDVVNIPIPQWVRDVGATDPDIFYTNRGGTRNIEYLTLGVDDQPLFHGRTAVQMYADYMTSFRENMKKFLDAGTIVDIEVGLGPAGEMRYPSYPQSQGWVFPGIGEFICYDKYLEADFKAAAAKAGHPEWELPDDAGEYNDTPEKTQFFKDNGTYLTEKGKFFLSWYSNKLIKHGDKILDEANKVFLGCRVQLAIKISGIHWWYRVPNHAAELTAGYYNLDDRDGYRTIARMLTRHHASMNFTCAEMRDSEQSEEAKSAPEELVQQVLSAGWREGLHVACENALGRYDATAYNTILRNARPKGINKNGPPEHKLFGFTYLRLSNELLEGQNYATFQTFVEKMHANLGHDPSVDPVAPLERSKPEMPIEMILKAAQPKLEPFPFDKNTDLPVKDHTDVGDEVLVAPV